In a single window of the Aridibaculum aurantiacum genome:
- a CDS encoding FKBP-type peptidyl-prolyl cis-trans isomerase codes for MKKILAFAALAIAMASCNTSYEKTETGLAYKIIKDGKGEKLKHGQIIKINGMVKISPKDSTLFTTYGSMPVYLKIDTTQKKSHDFNEVLKFASVGDSLVTVAQVDTLVKLGLAQYNDVLKKGQQMTTTLRILKVIANEQEQVADQQKEMESFKQREIAQLEAYLKKNNIKAERTENGVFVEIKEKGQGATATAGNEISVNYTGSLVENGKKFDSNVDTTFGHTDPIKFVLGQGRVIRGWEEGLQKFAKGGKGTLYIPSLLAYGPPGQAPEIPPYAALKFEVEVLDINTNPAPQQQDPNQMSMEDLQRLMQQQQQQQQQQQGQRGN; via the coding sequence ATGAAGAAAATTCTTGCATTTGCAGCACTTGCCATTGCCATGGCTTCGTGCAACACCAGTTATGAAAAAACAGAGACTGGTTTGGCTTATAAGATCATCAAAGATGGTAAAGGCGAAAAGCTGAAGCATGGCCAGATCATCAAGATCAATGGTATGGTGAAGATCTCTCCAAAAGACTCTACACTATTCACTACTTATGGCAGCATGCCTGTGTACCTAAAAATAGATACCACTCAAAAGAAGTCGCACGACTTTAACGAAGTGCTGAAGTTTGCTTCAGTAGGTGATAGTTTGGTAACAGTAGCTCAAGTAGATACGCTGGTGAAACTTGGATTGGCTCAATACAATGATGTACTGAAGAAGGGCCAGCAGATGACAACTACTCTGCGCATTTTAAAAGTGATTGCAAATGAGCAAGAGCAAGTGGCTGACCAGCAGAAAGAAATGGAAAGTTTTAAGCAGCGTGAGATAGCTCAACTAGAAGCTTACCTGAAGAAGAATAACATTAAAGCTGAAAGAACTGAGAATGGTGTTTTTGTAGAGATCAAAGAAAAAGGCCAGGGCGCTACAGCTACAGCCGGCAATGAAATAAGTGTAAACTACACTGGTTCGTTAGTGGAGAATGGAAAGAAGTTCGACTCAAATGTTGATACAACTTTTGGTCATACAGATCCAATCAAGTTTGTGCTTGGCCAGGGCCGTGTTATCCGTGGATGGGAAGAAGGACTACAGAAATTTGCTAAGGGTGGAAAAGGTACTTTGTACATCCCATCTTTATTGGCTTATGGCCCTCCCGGCCAGGCTCCTGAAATTCCTCCATATGCAGCATTGAAGTTTGAGGTAGAGGTACTTGATATCAATACCAATCCTGCACCTCAGCAGCAAGATCCAAACCAGATGAGCATGGAAGATCTGCAGCGTTTGATGCAACAACAACAGCAACAGCAGCAACAACAACAAGGACAGAGAGGGAACTAA
- a CDS encoding DHH family phosphoesterase, whose product MQPVQEFYPQLLSPKKVVITTHQKPDGDAMGSSLGLYHLLIQLGHTVTVISPTNWAQFLQWMPGTEHVVDFESYREVALEKIAEADLLFCLDFNVLHRTKHLEPHLEQMKATKILIDHHQQPQEAAFHFGISDTTKSSTCEMVYDFIVDSGHADKINHDVASCLYTGVMTDTGSFRFPAASANVHRMVAHLKDLGLNHTVIHENIYDSFLENRLRFTGHVLLNRLEVMYEYNTAVMSISKGDLLRFHIKTGDTEGLVNQLLSIQGIKFGALVIDRDEERKWSFRSKGDFDVNTFARMHFEGGGHFNAAGGRSSDTLENTVKKFKVVIKQYHDQLQ is encoded by the coding sequence ATGCAACCTGTTCAAGAATTTTATCCGCAACTTCTGTCTCCTAAGAAAGTTGTTATAACCACGCACCAAAAGCCTGATGGTGATGCAATGGGTTCTTCTTTAGGGCTTTACCATTTGCTTATCCAGCTGGGACATACCGTAACAGTAATCTCGCCTACCAACTGGGCTCAGTTTCTACAGTGGATGCCGGGAACGGAGCATGTTGTAGATTTTGAATCCTACCGGGAAGTTGCGCTTGAAAAAATAGCAGAAGCTGATCTATTGTTCTGTCTTGACTTCAACGTGCTGCACAGAACCAAGCACCTGGAGCCGCACCTGGAGCAAATGAAAGCAACCAAGATTCTGATCGATCATCACCAGCAGCCACAGGAAGCCGCTTTCCATTTTGGCATCAGCGATACCACCAAAAGCAGTACCTGCGAAATGGTGTACGACTTCATTGTAGATAGCGGTCATGCTGATAAGATAAATCATGATGTAGCATCGTGCCTGTATACAGGTGTAATGACCGATACAGGTTCTTTTCGTTTTCCCGCTGCCTCTGCCAATGTTCATCGGATGGTGGCGCATCTAAAAGATTTGGGCCTGAACCATACCGTTATCCACGAAAATATCTATGATAGTTTCCTGGAAAACAGGCTGCGTTTTACAGGTCATGTGCTGCTAAACAGGCTGGAGGTAATGTATGAATACAATACAGCAGTTATGTCTATTTCTAAGGGAGACCTGTTACGTTTTCATATAAAAACAGGTGATACCGAAGGATTGGTTAACCAACTGCTGAGCATCCAGGGTATCAAGTTTGGTGCACTGGTTATTGACCGCGACGAAGAACGCAAATGGAGCTTTAGAAGCAAAGGCGACTTTGACGTAAATACTTTTGCCCGCATGCACTTCGAAGGTGGTGGTCACTTCAACGCTGCCGGTGGCAGAAGTAGTGACACATTGGAGAATACAGTTAAGAAATTTAAGGTGGTGATAAAACAATACCACGATCAATTACAATAA
- a CDS encoding nucleoside-diphosphate kinase — protein sequence MSNRTFTMIKPDATSKGHTGAILDQIIKAGFSIKAMKWTKLTQEQAGEFYAVHKERPFYRELVQFMSSGPIVAAILEKENAVADFRTLIGATNPAQAEEGTIRKNFASSVGENAVHGSDSDENAAIEGNFFFSGLERF from the coding sequence ATGAGTAACAGAACTTTCACTATGATCAAGCCTGATGCTACCTCTAAAGGTCATACAGGTGCTATTTTAGACCAGATCATAAAAGCAGGCTTTTCTATAAAGGCAATGAAATGGACAAAGCTAACCCAGGAGCAAGCGGGTGAATTTTATGCAGTTCACAAAGAGCGTCCTTTTTACAGAGAGCTGGTGCAGTTTATGAGCAGCGGACCAATAGTAGCTGCCATTCTTGAGAAAGAAAACGCAGTAGCTGATTTCCGCACACTTATTGGCGCTACCAATCCTGCCCAGGCAGAAGAAGGTACCATCCGTAAAAACTTTGCTTCGTCAGTAGGAGAAAATGCTGTTCACGGAAGTGATAGCGATGAGAACGCTGCTATTGAAGGAAACTTCTTCTTCAGCGGCTTAGAAAGGTTTTAA
- a CDS encoding L-serine ammonia-lyase has product MLYSVELRSHFPFGVANIGGNSFPATLPQKKVVNHLSVIVFGVVQQVNFTDKLACMPHEAISVFDMFKIGVGPSSSHTLGPWRAAMRLIQTIHEQHQLADVAEVSVLLYGSLAKTGKGHGTDIAVLLGLCNEDPVTIDVNSINPKIDNITNSKILPLGGEHNINFDPATHVQFLFSETLPFHPNGLTFLVTMKNGEQWGETFYSIGGGFVVKEGEEPSSKDTIDLPFPINTADDLLHWCRKTGLSVSEVVLENEAAWRTDVETKEGVLRIWQTMKDCIYRGCHTKGILPGGLSVKRRAFDLNKRLIGSRQYSDYNSWVEAIKQGGQNFQYILDWVSCFALAVNEENAAFGRVVTAPTNGAAGVIPAVLQYYITFLEGNEEDKIIRFLVTASEIGSIFKKGATISAAMGGCQAEIGVSSAMAAGGLTEAMGGTQQQVLMASEIAMEHHLGMTCDPIGGLVQIPCIERNTMGAIKAITASQLALQSTPDFAKVSLDKVIATMWNTALDMNSKYKETSDGGLAVQLPISLSEC; this is encoded by the coding sequence ATGCTCTATTCAGTTGAGCTACGCAGCCATTTCCCGTTCGGGGTTGCAAATATAGGAGGAAATTCTTTTCCTGCTACTCTTCCACAAAAAAAAGTTGTTAACCATCTTTCTGTCATAGTATTTGGTGTGGTGCAACAGGTTAATTTTACAGATAAACTTGCTTGTATGCCACATGAGGCGATCTCGGTTTTTGATATGTTTAAAATTGGTGTTGGTCCTTCCAGTTCTCACACATTAGGGCCATGGCGTGCAGCAATGCGCTTAATACAAACAATACATGAGCAGCACCAGTTGGCAGATGTGGCCGAAGTAAGCGTTCTTCTTTATGGCTCACTTGCTAAAACCGGTAAAGGACACGGTACAGATATAGCTGTCTTGCTTGGCTTGTGCAACGAAGATCCCGTGACCATTGATGTTAATTCAATCAACCCAAAGATTGACAACATAACCAATAGCAAAATCCTTCCTCTTGGCGGAGAGCACAACATCAATTTTGATCCTGCTACACACGTGCAGTTTCTTTTTAGCGAAACACTGCCTTTTCATCCCAATGGACTTACTTTTTTGGTGACCATGAAAAATGGCGAACAATGGGGTGAAACTTTTTATTCTATCGGTGGAGGTTTTGTTGTTAAAGAAGGAGAGGAGCCCTCATCTAAAGACACTATTGATCTGCCTTTTCCCATAAATACTGCTGATGATTTGCTGCACTGGTGCAGGAAAACGGGGCTGTCTGTATCTGAGGTAGTATTGGAGAATGAAGCAGCATGGAGAACAGATGTAGAGACCAAAGAAGGTGTGCTACGCATCTGGCAAACCATGAAAGACTGCATCTACCGCGGATGTCATACCAAAGGAATTTTACCCGGTGGTCTTTCTGTAAAACGTAGAGCTTTTGACCTCAACAAGCGATTGATTGGTAGCAGGCAATACAGCGACTACAATAGCTGGGTTGAAGCTATAAAACAAGGTGGCCAGAACTTCCAATACATTCTTGATTGGGTGAGTTGCTTTGCGCTTGCCGTAAATGAAGAAAATGCTGCTTTTGGGCGAGTTGTAACAGCACCTACCAATGGAGCCGCCGGCGTTATACCTGCTGTTCTCCAGTATTATATCACTTTCCTGGAGGGTAATGAAGAAGATAAGATCATCCGTTTCCTGGTGACAGCCTCGGAAATAGGAAGCATATTCAAAAAAGGAGCTACCATAAGCGCTGCCATGGGTGGTTGCCAGGCGGAAATAGGTGTATCCTCAGCGATGGCTGCTGGAGGGCTTACAGAGGCAATGGGAGGAACACAGCAACAGGTGCTTATGGCTAGTGAAATCGCGATGGAGCATCATCTAGGCATGACCTGCGATCCTATAGGCGGCTTGGTGCAAATTCCTTGTATAGAAAGAAATACGATGGGCGCTATAAAAGCCATAACAGCTTCGCAGCTGGCACTGCAGAGCACACCTGATTTTGCTAAAGTTTCGTTGGATAAGGTGATAGCCACCATGTGGAATACTGCACTTGATATGAACAGCAAATACAAGGAAACCTCTGATGGCGGACTGGCTGTTCAACTGCCTATCAGTTTAAGTGAGTGCTAA
- a CDS encoding DUF4242 domain-containing protein, whose amino-acid sequence MPKYVIEREIPGAGDLTNDQLKGISKTSCNVLNELGPEIRWEQSYVTGNKIYCIYNAPNEEMILEHARQGGFPANSIHEVANVISPATAELA is encoded by the coding sequence ATGCCTAAGTATGTAATTGAAAGAGAGATTCCTGGTGCAGGTGATCTTACAAATGATCAGCTGAAAGGAATATCCAAAACTTCCTGTAATGTGCTGAACGAGCTTGGCCCTGAAATAAGGTGGGAGCAAAGCTATGTTACCGGGAATAAGATCTATTGTATTTACAACGCACCAAACGAGGAAATGATCCTGGAGCATGCCCGGCAGGGTGGATTTCCAGCTAATAGTATTCATGAAGTAGCTAATGTGATTTCGCCTGCTACTGCTGAACTGGCTTAA
- a CDS encoding DUF6089 family protein, which produces MRNLLTSLIFLNFLSPAFSQPTQIQVFGGAANYQGDLQYGTGRLPRYTLKQARAVAGIGAEFGLTARTALRASFSIGKIGADDKISGHDVKRNLNFITTISEVMVGGQYYLLDPSKRVVAPYVFAGIAVFKFNPYTYDTVGNKHFLKPLSTEGQGILPGKEHYALTQFAIPFGGGIKGFISNRVYVGLEIGMRKTFTDYLDDVSSDYVDENVLLAARGPVAVALAYRGNELQGGHTYPAAGASRGRPSHKDWYYFTTAFIGYRFVSASRWKNSLKCPKVN; this is translated from the coding sequence ATGCGAAACCTGCTAACCTCATTAATTTTCTTGAACTTTCTTTCGCCTGCTTTTTCCCAGCCAACACAGATACAGGTTTTTGGAGGTGCTGCTAATTACCAGGGCGATCTTCAATACGGAACTGGTCGCTTACCACGCTATACCCTAAAGCAGGCTAGAGCCGTTGCAGGTATAGGTGCAGAATTTGGCCTGACTGCCAGGACTGCTTTACGGGCATCCTTCTCCATAGGTAAAATTGGTGCTGATGATAAGATCAGCGGGCACGACGTAAAAAGAAACCTCAACTTCATAACTACTATATCCGAGGTAATGGTCGGCGGACAATATTACCTGCTCGACCCATCCAAGCGTGTAGTGGCACCTTATGTATTTGCAGGTATAGCGGTATTCAAATTCAATCCCTATACTTACGATACTGTAGGTAACAAGCACTTTCTGAAACCATTGAGTACGGAGGGACAGGGCATTTTGCCTGGAAAGGAGCATTACGCGTTGACACAGTTCGCAATTCCATTTGGTGGCGGCATCAAGGGTTTTATCAGCAACCGTGTTTATGTAGGATTAGAAATAGGCATGAGAAAAACATTTACAGATTACCTGGACGACGTGAGCAGCGACTATGTGGATGAAAATGTTTTGTTGGCAGCCCGTGGACCGGTGGCAGTAGCACTTGCTTACCGAGGCAATGAGCTGCAAGGCGGGCATACATATCCTGCTGCAGGCGCCAGCCGGGGACGACCTTCACACAAGGATTGGTACTACTTTACCACAGCATTTATTGGGTACAGGTTTGTAAGCGCAAGCAGGTGGAAGAATAGCCTGAAGTGTCCAAAGGTGAATTGA